A window of the Echeneis naucrates chromosome 3, fEcheNa1.1, whole genome shotgun sequence genome harbors these coding sequences:
- the LOC115041577 gene encoding high choriolytic enzyme 1-like: MDLQSFAVLLLLLLLGLSQAQPIEEAYDQEEVPDSMDISTRILTTNNATDEFLVEGDLLAPTNRNAMTCWSQSCLWKKGSNGMVTIPYVMSSQFSSWESQKIERAMKSFHSRTCIRFVPYSNQRDYISVENKGGCFSALGRQGGRQVLSLNKQGCIYHGIVQHEFNHALGFQHEQTRSDRDSYVRINWENIEPSMAYNFQKANTNNLNTPYDYSSIMHYGRTAFSIAYGKETITPIPNPNVQIGQRQGMSRWDITRINKLYGC, translated from the exons ATGGACCTGCAATCATTTGCTGT cctgctgctgctgctcctgcttgGCCTCTCTCAGGCTCAGCCTATCGAGGAGGCATATGACCAAGAAGAAGTCCCAGACTCTATGGACATCAGCACCAGAATTCTGACCACCAACAATGCCACCGATGAGTTCCTGGTGGAAGGAGACCTGCTGGCTCCCACAAACAGAAACGCCATGACGTGCTGGTCTCAGAGCTGCCTGTGGAAGAAAGGCTCCAACGGCATGGTGACGATCCCATACGTTATGAGCAGTCAGTTCAGCAGCTGGGAGAGTCAGAAGATCGAACGGGCCATGAAGTCTTTCCACAGCAGAACCTGCATCCGTTTCGTCCCCTATAGCAACCAGCGTGACTACATCAGTGTGGAGAACAAAGGCGGATGTTTCTCCGCTCTGGGCAGACAGGGAGGCAGACAGGTGCTCTCTCTCAACAAGCAGGGCTGCATCTACCACGGCATCGTCCAGCACGAGTTCAACCACGCTCTGGGCTTCCAGCACGAGCAAACCAGGAGCGACCGCGACTCCTACGTCAGGATCAACTGGGAGAACATCGAGCCATCCATGGCCTACAACTTCCAAAAGGCGAACACCAACAACCTCAACACTCCCTACGACTACTCCTCCATCATGCACTATGGAAGAACCGCCTTCTCCATCGCGTACGGGAAGGAAACCATCACCCCCATCCCCAACCCCAATGTCCAGATTGGCCAGAGGCAGGGCATGTCCCGCTGGGACATTACCAGGATCAACAAGCTCTATGGCTGCTAA